Proteins encoded together in one Anopheles darlingi chromosome 3, idAnoDarlMG_H_01, whole genome shotgun sequence window:
- the LOC125958171 gene encoding uncharacterized protein LOC125958171 codes for MRPTLVLPGWLRIRYEEKKLIAYLAGLGTSVCSVYLLCNAGSTLGLANSGSNPCFSTSSAYNLEISLVVILSLVYLVISGAFFWGIWQEQAKYLLPFLCFLVAATGFLGHAHIDWMLFEAGAGERQLGIAAFIWTTLVLTFASTIILLLYREMSSGKRSKKENFEVFYNNGKY; via the exons ATGCGCCCAACGCTGGTCTTGCCGGGTTGGCTCCGGATCCGGTACGAGGAGAAGAAACTCATCGCTTATCTGGCGGGACTGGGCACGAGTGTCTGTAGCGTCTACCTGCTGTGCAACGCCGGCAGTACACTTGGGCTCGCCAACTCGGGTTCCAACCCTTGCTTTTCTACTAGTAGTG CGTATAATCTGGAAATCTCGCTCGTCGTCATTCTGTCGCTCGTCTATCTCGTCATCAGTGGTGCATTCTTTTGGGGCATCTGGCAGGAACAGGCCAAGTATTTGCTTCCGTTCTTGTGCTTTCTGGTGGCTGCTACCGGATTCCTCGGCCACGCGCACATCGATTGGATGCTGTTCGAAGCTGGTGCCGGAGAGCGGCAGCTGGGAATTGCGGCCTTCATTTGGACCACAC TGGTGCTCACATttgccagcaccatcatcttgCTGCTCTACCGCGAGATGAGTTCCGGGAAGCGCTCCAAAAAGGAGAATTTTGAAGTGTTTTACAATAATGGGAAATACTAA